A region of Streptomyces paludis DNA encodes the following proteins:
- the thiO gene encoding glycine oxidase ThiO, with translation MQSFPQGHTGPAGSDVLVIGGGIIGLVTAWRAALRGLRTAVADPDPGGGAARVAAGMLAAVTELHHGEQTLLGLNLASAERYPAFVAELEEASGQDTGYRACGTLAVALDADDRAELRELHALQLRSGLTAEWLTGRECRRLEPMLAPGVRGGLRVDGDHQIDPRRLATALLTACERAGVVFHRARAERLSVVRERATGAVLADGRALTADQVVLAAGSLSGRLAGVPDDARPPVRPVKGQVLRLTVPRPYAPFLSRTVRAVVRGSHVYLVPRENGELVVGATSEELGWDTTVTAGGVYGLLRDAHELVPGLTELPLTETRAGLRPGTPDNAPLLGPTALPGLHLATGHYRNGVLLTPVTGDAMGELLATGTLPAAARPFTPLRFTTNARPVRQEQPA, from the coding sequence ATGCAGTCGTTTCCCCAAGGTCATACCGGTCCTGCCGGTTCCGATGTCCTCGTCATCGGGGGCGGGATCATCGGCCTCGTCACCGCATGGCGGGCCGCGCTCCGCGGGCTGCGCACCGCCGTCGCCGACCCGGACCCGGGCGGCGGGGCCGCGCGGGTCGCGGCCGGCATGCTCGCCGCCGTCACCGAACTCCACCACGGCGAGCAGACCCTGCTCGGCCTCAACCTCGCCTCCGCCGAGCGCTACCCCGCCTTCGTCGCCGAGCTGGAGGAGGCGAGCGGCCAGGACACCGGCTACCGCGCCTGCGGCACCCTCGCGGTCGCCCTCGACGCCGACGACCGCGCCGAACTCCGCGAGCTGCACGCCCTCCAGCTCCGCTCCGGACTCACCGCCGAGTGGCTCACCGGGCGCGAGTGCCGCCGCCTGGAACCGATGCTGGCGCCCGGCGTCCGGGGCGGGCTGCGGGTCGACGGCGACCACCAGATCGACCCCCGCCGGCTCGCCACCGCCCTGCTGACGGCCTGCGAGCGCGCCGGGGTGGTGTTCCACCGCGCCCGCGCCGAGCGCCTCTCCGTCGTACGGGAGCGGGCCACCGGCGCCGTGCTGGCCGACGGCCGGGCGCTCACCGCCGACCAGGTCGTCCTGGCCGCGGGCAGCCTCAGCGGCCGGCTCGCGGGCGTCCCTGACGATGCCCGTCCGCCCGTACGGCCCGTCAAGGGCCAGGTGCTGCGACTGACCGTGCCGCGACCGTACGCGCCGTTCCTCTCCCGGACCGTGCGGGCCGTCGTCCGCGGCAGCCACGTCTACCTGGTCCCGCGCGAGAACGGCGAACTGGTCGTCGGCGCGACCAGCGAGGAGCTGGGCTGGGACACAACCGTCACGGCGGGCGGCGTCTACGGGCTCCTGCGCGACGCCCACGAACTCGTCCCCGGCCTCACCGAACTCCCCCTCACCGAGACCCGCGCGGGCCTGCGCCCCGGCACCCCCGACAACGCGCCCCTCCTCGGCCCCACCGCCCTGCCCGGCCTGCACCTGGCCACCGGCCACTACCGCAACGGCGTCCTGCTCACCCCCGTCACCGGCGACGCGATGGGCGAGCTGCTGGCCACCGGCACCCTGCCGGCCGCGGCCCGGCCGTTCACCCCCCTGCGCTTCACCACGAACGCGCGTCCCGTACGTCAGGAGCAGCCCGCGTGA
- the thiS gene encoding sulfur carrier protein ThiS has translation MNVSVNGEPREFAAATTLDAVVATLTPARSGVAAAVNETVVPRTRWSGTALADGDRVEILTAVQGG, from the coding sequence GTGAACGTCTCCGTGAACGGCGAGCCCCGCGAGTTCGCCGCCGCCACGACCCTCGACGCGGTCGTCGCCACCCTCACCCCCGCCCGCTCGGGCGTGGCCGCCGCCGTCAACGAGACGGTCGTCCCCCGCACCCGCTGGTCCGGCACCGCGCTCGCCGACGGCGACCGGGTCGAGATCCTCACCGCCGTCCAAGGAGGCTGA
- a CDS encoding thiazole synthase, with protein MADAPFTLADTVLGSRLIMGTGGATSLDVLERALIASGTELTTVAMRRLDPASGGSVLSLLDTLGIRVLPNTAGCFTAGEAVLTARLAREALGTDWVKLEIIADERTLLPDPIELLDAAETLVDDGFTVLPYTNDDPVLARKLEDAGCAAIMPLGSPIGSGLGIRNPHNFELIVAHARVPVILDAGAGTASDAALAMELGCAAVMLASAVTRAREPVLMATAMRHAVEAGRLAHRAGRIPRRHYATPSSSPLGLASFDPS; from the coding sequence GTGGCCGACGCCCCCTTCACCCTCGCCGACACCGTCCTCGGATCCCGGCTGATCATGGGCACCGGCGGCGCGACCAGCCTCGATGTGCTGGAACGCGCCCTCATCGCCTCCGGCACCGAACTCACCACCGTCGCCATGCGCCGCCTCGACCCGGCCTCCGGCGGCTCCGTCCTCTCGCTCCTCGACACCCTCGGCATCCGTGTGCTCCCCAACACCGCCGGCTGCTTCACGGCCGGCGAGGCCGTCCTCACCGCCCGGCTGGCCCGCGAGGCCCTCGGCACGGACTGGGTGAAGCTGGAGATCATCGCCGACGAGCGCACCCTGCTGCCCGACCCGATCGAACTCCTCGACGCCGCGGAGACCCTGGTCGACGACGGCTTCACCGTCCTGCCCTACACCAACGACGACCCGGTCCTCGCCCGCAAACTGGAGGACGCCGGCTGCGCCGCGATCATGCCGCTGGGCTCCCCGATCGGCTCCGGCCTCGGCATCCGCAACCCGCACAACTTCGAGCTGATCGTCGCCCACGCGCGCGTGCCGGTCATCCTCGACGCGGGCGCGGGCACCGCGTCGGACGCGGCCCTGGCGATGGAACTCGGCTGCGCGGCGGTCATGCTGGCCTCCGCGGTCACCCGCGCCCGAGAACCGGTCCTGATGGCCACGGCAATGCGCCACGCGGTAGAAGCGGGCCGCCTGGCCCACCGAGCAGGCAGAATCCCCCGCCGCCACTACGCGACCCCGTCGTCCTCACCACTGGGCCTGGCGTCGTTCGACCCGTCCTGA